The Pontibacter pudoricolor genome contains a region encoding:
- a CDS encoding class I SAM-dependent methyltransferase — MSAAEPNDFFKESRSFTEIKEELFSKYFENWSAGCLGKLKEKTSEAVLFLDMQAGKEQGEQTGALLPNNNNFHYLKSIVKRPALNEKLLTFFYNKSKVVLEQAAEVLQTHPNYSDLVHQPVLLADAESKAQFTQLLHAGNPSLVFLDPFENVFASQLLQQAVTNRQSELFMMLRPENITKAVGGKKVSASINEFFGEHLQDIGNYSRKEKSKTKRQQFMLDKFISLLKNQGQYTLLFKVNLPGIQEPENYLLFASPCSRAYRSFKEILLPYTTLQPDGIPTFIANEFPQTQLPLFEQVPDYSLPELVNRILGNAATYKYKSVEAIYELDSVNTNYSRENYITAVEQLRKAGKVELLNGKTMQTIRLVTPASVVKYRL; from the coding sequence ATGTCTGCAGCAGAACCCAACGATTTTTTTAAAGAAAGTCGCAGTTTTACGGAAATAAAAGAGGAGCTATTTAGTAAATACTTCGAAAACTGGAGTGCCGGCTGCCTGGGTAAACTGAAAGAGAAAACCAGTGAGGCTGTTCTGTTCCTGGACATGCAGGCAGGCAAGGAGCAAGGCGAGCAAACCGGAGCTTTATTGCCAAATAACAACAATTTCCATTACCTTAAAAGCATTGTTAAAAGACCGGCTCTGAACGAAAAGCTGCTAACCTTCTTTTACAACAAAAGCAAAGTAGTGCTGGAACAGGCAGCTGAAGTGCTGCAGACTCACCCCAACTATAGCGACCTGGTTCATCAGCCAGTATTGCTCGCTGACGCTGAAAGCAAAGCTCAATTTACACAACTCCTTCACGCTGGCAATCCTTCGCTGGTTTTTCTTGATCCGTTTGAAAATGTTTTTGCCTCGCAGCTTTTACAGCAGGCTGTTACCAACCGGCAGTCGGAGCTGTTCATGATGCTGCGCCCGGAAAATATTACAAAAGCCGTAGGTGGTAAAAAGGTAAGCGCGTCAATAAATGAGTTTTTCGGTGAGCACCTACAGGATATCGGCAACTATAGCAGAAAGGAAAAAAGCAAAACAAAGCGGCAGCAGTTTATGCTCGACAAGTTTATAAGCTTGCTAAAAAACCAGGGTCAGTATACGCTGCTTTTTAAAGTTAACTTACCTGGTATACAAGAGCCGGAAAATTACCTGCTTTTTGCGTCTCCATGTAGCCGGGCTTACAGAAGTTTTAAGGAGATACTACTGCCCTATACTACCTTGCAGCCTGATGGAATACCAACATTTATAGCCAATGAATTTCCGCAGACGCAGCTTCCGCTGTTCGAGCAAGTTCCAGACTATAGTTTACCGGAACTGGTAAACCGGATATTAGGTAATGCAGCTACCTATAAATACAAGTCTGTGGAGGCGATTTATGAGCTGGACAGCGTGAACACCAACTATAGTCGTGAAAACTATATTACTGCCGTAGAACAGCTTCGCAAAGCAGGAAAAGTAGAGTTACTGAATGGCAAAACCATGCAAACCATCCGGCTTGTTACACCAGCTTCGGTTGTAAAATACCGGCTGTAG